The following nucleotide sequence is from Allocatelliglobosispora scoriae.
AAGATGATCTCGGCGTTGCCCAGCGTAGGCGCGAGCAGCGCGGCGATCTGCTCACCGAGCCCCGGCCCGACGACGACCGCCACGTCGCCCCGCGCCGAGATCCGCCGATCGTGGAGCAGCTCACCCAGGGTGGCGATCGCTCCCCGGCGGACGTCGATGTTGAGCGGGGTCTGCACGGACCTCGTCAGTAGCGGCATGCGATCTCCCGTGCCCGCGCCAGGTCGTCGTGGTTGTCCACCTCGACCCATTCGAGGGCACCGATCGGCGCCTTGGTGATGAGGCCGCCGCGGTTGGCGTACTCCTGGTAGCCGTCCTCGTAGTAGAGGTTGGGGTCGCGCTCCCAGGTCGTCTTGAGCGAGTCGGCGAGCTCGGCGGCGACCTCCGGCTGGATCAGCGTGGCCCCGATGTACTCACCGTGCGCCGTCGCCGGGTCCATCAGCTTGGTGATCCGCTCCAGGCGCCCGTCGGCCGAGAAGATCACCTTCATCTCCTCGTCGGCGAGGCGCTTCTGGTCGTCGATCGCGAGGACGATGCCGTTGGCGGGTGCCGAGAGCAGGGTCTTCTCCACGCTCACCGGGTGGACGGTGTCGCCGTTGACGAGCAGGGCACCCTTGGCGAACTCGTCCCGGGCCAGCCACAGCGAGTAGGCGTTGTTCCACTCCTCGGCCTTGTCGTTGTGGACGAGGGTGAGCTTCACGCCGTACTTCTCCTCCAGGCCGACCTGCCGGGACTCGACGGCCTCGGCCCGGTAGCCGACCACGACGGCGACATCGGTGAGCCCGACCGCGGCGAGGTTGCGCAGCGCGATGTCCAAGATCGTCGTCTCGCCGTCGACCGGCACCAGGGCCTTGGGCAGGGTGTCGGTATAGGGGCGCAGGCGGCGGCCGGCACCGGCGGCGAGGACAAGCCCGATCATGATGAATCTCCCGATAGCTAGAGTCCGCCCAGCTTAGCCAGGGGGATCGGACCGCTATCCATGCGCCCGCTCCTGATCAAACCGAAATATGTCAAGTCTTGAGAGTTGCCTCCAGGGGCGGGAGGATGTCCGTACGGTTCGTTTCAATGACGTTTCGACCGAAAGGGGCACTTGCCATGCAGGCCGCAATCCTCGTCAAGGACGCGATGACGAAACCCGTGCTCATCGTCGGTCCGACACACACCCTTCGGCAGGTGGCACAGCTCATGTCGGCCCGTCGGGTGGGGTCGGCGATCGTCCTGGACCCCGACGGTGCGGGCGTCGGCATCATGACCGAGCGCGACATGCTCTACGCGATCGGCGCCGGTGTCGATCCGGACATCGAGCACGCCAGCGGATACATCACCTGGGACGTCGTTTACGCGACACCCGAGTGGTCCCTCGAAGAGGCGGCGATGGCGATGTCCCGGGGCGGCTTCCGCCACCTGGTCGTCATGGACTCCGACGAGGTCCTGGGGATCATCTCGGTGCGCGACATCATGCGGGTCTGGGCCCAGCGGCGGGCCGAGGCCGGCGCCGCGGTCTAGAGCCCGGTGTAGCGCGGGTCACGTCCATATCGCGGAATCCACCGGCCCGTCGGGGGTTCCGGCGGTTCACGCATCGGTAGGCTGACCAGCTATGACCCCCGCACAGCTCATCACGTTTGCCCGCGGTGCACCATCGGTGGACATCGTCGACATCGCCGGGTTGAAGGCCGCCGCGATTCGCGCCTTCGACACGGACTCGTCGATCGTCACTCCCTATGGTGCGAGCACCGGCTATCCGCCGCTTCGCGCGTGGATCGCGGCGAAGCACGGCGTCCCGGTCGAGCACGTCCTGATCACCAACGGCTCGCTCCAGGCCGACGCGTTCGTCTTCGAGCACCTGATCAAGCCGGGTGACGACGTGATCGTCGAGAAGCCGACCTACGATCGGACGCTGCTCAACCTGCTCAAGCAGCTGCAGGCCAAGGTGCACCAGGTCACGGTCAACGACGACGGCATCGACACGGGCGAGCTGCGCAAGCTGCTGGAGTCGGGCGTCCGGCCCCGGATCGCTCACATCATCCCGAACTACCAGAACCCCGCGGGTGTCACGCTCAGCCTGCAGAAGCGGCACGAGCTGCTCGGCCTCGCCGCCGAGTACGGCTTCACGATCTTCGAGGACGACCCCTACATCGACATCCGGTTCCGCGGCGAGGCGCTGCCGTCGATGC
It contains:
- a CDS encoding phosphocholine cytidylyltransferase family protein, with product MIGLVLAAGAGRRLRPYTDTLPKALVPVDGETTILDIALRNLAAVGLTDVAVVVGYRAEAVESRQVGLEEKYGVKLTLVHNDKAEEWNNAYSLWLARDEFAKGALLVNGDTVHPVSVEKTLLSAPANGIVLAIDDQKRLADEEMKVIFSADGRLERITKLMDPATAHGEYIGATLIQPEVAAELADSLKTTWERDPNLYYEDGYQEYANRGGLITKAPIGALEWVEVDNHDDLARAREIACRY
- a CDS encoding CBS domain-containing protein: MLVKDAMTKPVLIVGPTHTLRQVAQLMSARRVGSAIVLDPDGAGVGIMTERDMLYAIGAGVDPDIEHASGYITWDVVYATPEWSLEEAAMAMSRGGFRHLVVMDSDEVLGIISVRDIMRVWAQRRAEAGAAV
- a CDS encoding aminotransferase-like domain-containing protein, yielding MTPAQLITFARGAPSVDIVDIAGLKAAAIRAFDTDSSIVTPYGASTGYPPLRAWIAAKHGVPVEHVLITNGSLQADAFVFEHLIKPGDDVIVEKPTYDRTLLNLLKQLQAKVHQVTVNDDGIDTGELRKLLESGVRPRIAHIIPNYQNPAGVTLSLQKRHELLGLAAEYGFTIFEDDPYIDIRFRGEALPSMLSLAPSVPGAAEAVVHASSFTKTVCPGVRIGYLVASPSVINPIAARATSLYISAGQVSQGIVYQFCVVGDLDKSIATVSAALGERARLLAESLRRHVPDARFTEPDGGYFLWVDLPDDVHVDKLVPAGIEHGVAVVKGSDFLLEGGEHSLRLAFSGVTDDQIDEGVRRLAEAIAAVRG